In a genomic window of Sarcophilus harrisii chromosome 4, mSarHar1.11, whole genome shotgun sequence:
- the FAAP100 gene encoding Fanconi anemia core complex-associated protein 100 isoform X2, with amino-acid sequence MAEDNQRVDYLAGFCCPVGGLAAGKPRVLCHESEIYLSNGSEFVYIYNQEGKLLNAVYRFPDQVWHLELLALRRELYVLCARNGIYCLSLDPQSRLVNQTDGEDKEGDFPSSVFPVDSDSCVFPDATLCAFTVLNDIIITLAQGPSKWRMRLFEQPQGSDRDPRPGSQFSEVEFSTCILPSGSNGKPLASRFLPVLCCASPPGSSVFHTPWCSSGGFVLEETLFGLLFGADAALLESPMILCGFPDGQLCCVPLKALLSPEMALAGPETPVKILHHLEEPVVFIGALRTDPRILEDMDEKPLNEDTSCDCMVAVGHYGKMMAIKSSREEGGNLVPELREYYIRGPILCAACGVGSRMYYSTHSDLSVVDLACNSNSSDPEKIDNTQGVLPPVLSPASLSICSVVTLSVSSRAPKGEAELLALSAKGRLMTCSLDLSSEDSRPVRMTTGKVGQKIKELLSGIGNVSERVSFLKKAVDQRNRALTCLNEAMNVSCALLSNREGPKPISCTTTTAWSRFQLRDVLTATCLLENSSDYSLDQGWTFCIQVFTSSCALEVDSVGSAITYTIPVDQLTPGSKREVTLPLGSNENGKLDLPVTISCALFYSLKEILGSALTSSDSLDAPFFDDCPPDILPDRDGIFLPLGEYTVDMLQCLRFPSLAVAEVQVPGLPSPTSDPVKTFLEASRGQVDPEHMKNIEPMGPDFLRAKYLPPSVASVKVSSELLKNALKEYCSEVPLCCATLQWLLAENSIVDIVKTQVLTEVQGVAPDGNDIHLLVREARNGWL; translated from the exons ATGGCAGAGGACAACCAAAGGGTGGATTATTTGGCTGGGTTTTGCTGCCCAGTTGGGGGTCTGGCTGCAGGCAAACCCCGGGTGCTGTGCCATGAGTCAGAAATCTACCTCTCCAATGGGAGTGAATTCGTCTATATCTACAACCAAGAGGGAAAGCTGCTAAAT GCTGTATATAGGTTTCCTGATCAAGTCTGGCATCTGGAGCTCCTTGCCTTACGTAGGGAGCTATATGTCCTGTGTGCTCGAAATGGCATTTACTGTTTGTCATTGGACCCTCAAAGCAG GTTGGTGAACCAGACTGATGGCGAGGATAAAGAAGGCGATTTCCCTTCAAGTGTATTTCCTGTGGATTCAGACTCCTGTGTGTTCCCTGATGCTACTCTGTGTGCTTTCACGGTGCTGAATGACATCATCATCACTCTGGCTCAGGGCCCATCCAAGTGGAGGATGAGACTGTTTGAGCAGCCCCAAGGCTCAGATAGGGACCCCAGGCCAGGGAGCCAGTTCAGTGAGGTGGAGTTCTCTACCTGCATTTTGCCATCAGGGAGCAATGGGAAACCCCTGGCCTCTCGCTTTCTCCCCGTCCTGTGCTGTGCATCCCCTCCAGGCAGCAGTGTTTTTCACACACCTTGGTGTAGTTCTGGAGGTTTTGTGCTAGAGGAGACCCTCTTTGGTTTGCTGTTTGGAGCAGATGCTGCACTTCTGGAGTCTCCCATGATCCTCTGTGGTTTTCCAGATGGTCAGCTGTGCTGTGTGCCTTTGAAGGCTCTGTTATCTCCTGAGATGGCTCTTGCTGGTCCAGAAACCCCTGTCAAGATACTTCACCACTTGGAAGAGCCTGTGGTCTTCATTGGAGCTCTGAGAACAGACCCAAGGATCCTAGAAGACATGGATGAGAAACCATTAAATGAAGACACAAGCTGTGATTGTATGGTAGCTGTTGGTCACTATGGCAAAATGATGGCCATTAAGTCTAGTCGGGAAGAAGGAGGAAACTTGGTGCCAGAACTCAGAGAATACTATATTAGGGGACCTATCCTCTGTGCTGCCTGTGGTGTGGGAAGCCGCATGTATTACAGCACCCATTCTGATCTTTCTGTGGTTGACCTGGCTTGTAACAGCAACTCTTCAGACCCTGAGAAGATAGATAATACCCAGGGAGTGCTACCTCCAGTTCTGTCTCCAGCCAGTTTAAGTATCTGTAGCGTTGTGACTCTTTCTGTATCTTCTAGGGCACCTAAAG GTGAAGCAGAGCTATTGGCTCTATCTGCCAAGGGCCGACTGATGACCTGCAGCCTGGATCTGAGTTCTGAGGATTCTCGACCAGTAAGGATGACCACAGGAAAAGTGGGtcaaaaaattaaggaattactCTCTGGAATTGGCAACGTCTCAGAGAG AGTGTCTTTCCTAAAGAAGGCAGTTGATCAGCGGAACCGTGCCCTGACGTGCCTCAATGAAGCCATGAATGTGAGCTGTGCCCTTCTGTCTAATCGAGAAGGACCAAAGCCCATTAGTTGTACCACCACCACTGCCTGGAGTCGCTTTCAACTCCGGGATGTACTGACAGCCACTTGTTTGCTTGAGAATAGTAGTGACTACAGTCTAGACCAAGGGTGGACTTTTTGCATTCAAGTGTTTACTAGTTCCTGTGCCTTAGAAGTGGACTCTGTTGGCTCTGCCATCACTTACACCATTCCAGTTGATCAGCTCACTCCTGGCAGTAAAAGGGAAGTGACATTACCACTTGGCTCCAATGAAAATGGCAAATTAGATCTACCTGTGACCATATCCTGTGCACTATTTTATAGCCTGAAAGAGATTCTAGGCAGTGCTTTAACCTCTTCAGATTCTCTGGATGCCCCTTTTTTTGATGATTGCCCCCCTGACATCCTACCTGACCGAGATGGTATCTTCTTGCCCCTGGGTGAATACACTGTGGACATGCTGCAGTGCCTTCGTTTTCCTAGCCTTGCTGTGGCTGAAGTGCAAGTTCCAGGCCTTCCCAGCCCTACCAGTGACCCTGTGAAAACCTTTTTAGAAGCCTCCAGAGGGCAAGTAGACCCTGAACATATGAAGAACATTGAGCCAATGGGACCAGACTTCCTTAGAGCCAAGTACCTTCCACCATCTGTGGCCTCAGTCAAGGTGTCATCTGAGTTGCTTAAAAATGCCCTGAAGGAATATTGTTCAG AAGTCCCCCTGTGTTGTGCTACTCTCCAATGGCTATTGGCTGAGAATTCCATAGTGGACATAGTGAAGACACAGGTGCTGACAGAAGTCCAGGGGGTGGCCCCAGATGGAAACGACATCCACCTCCTCGTTCGAGAGGCAAGGAATGG GTGGCTGTGA
- the FAAP100 gene encoding Fanconi anemia core complex-associated protein 100 isoform X1, which translates to MAEDNQRVDYLAGFCCPVGGLAAGKPRVLCHESEIYLSNGSEFVYIYNQEGKLLNAVYRFPDQVWHLELLALRRELYVLCARNGIYCLSLDPQSRLVNQTDGEDKEGDFPSSVFPVDSDSCVFPDATLCAFTVLNDIIITLAQGPSKWRMRLFEQPQGSDRDPRPGSQFSEVEFSTCILPSGSNGKPLASRFLPVLCCASPPGSSVFHTPWCSSGGFVLEETLFGLLFGADAALLESPMILCGFPDGQLCCVPLKALLSPEMALAGPETPVKILHHLEEPVVFIGALRTDPRILEDMDEKPLNEDTSCDCMVAVGHYGKMMAIKSSREEGGNLVPELREYYIRGPILCAACGVGSRMYYSTHSDLSVVDLACNSNSSDPEKIDNTQGVLPPVLSPASLSICSVVTLSVSSRAPKGEAELLALSAKGRLMTCSLDLSSEDSRPVRMTTGKVGQKIKELLSGIGNVSERVSFLKKAVDQRNRALTCLNEAMNVSCALLSNREGPKPISCTTTTAWSRFQLRDVLTATCLLENSSDYSLDQGWTFCIQVFTSSCALEVDSVGSAITYTIPVDQLTPGSKREVTLPLGSNENGKLDLPVTISCALFYSLKEILGSALTSSDSLDAPFFDDCPPDILPDRDGIFLPLGEYTVDMLQCLRFPSLAVAEVQVPGLPSPTSDPVKTFLEASRGQVDPEHMKNIEPMGPDFLRAKYLPPSVASVKVSSELLKNALKEYCSEVPLCCATLQWLLAENSIVDIVKTQVLTEVQGVAPDGNDIHLLVREVAVTELCPAGPIQAVEIQMESPSLANMCRVHHAVIRRIQVMIMEQAAQGSNPPDLRVQYLRQIHANHEMLLKEVQLLRDRLCVEDDASASAAAEKLLQVYKQLRNPSLILL; encoded by the exons ATGGCAGAGGACAACCAAAGGGTGGATTATTTGGCTGGGTTTTGCTGCCCAGTTGGGGGTCTGGCTGCAGGCAAACCCCGGGTGCTGTGCCATGAGTCAGAAATCTACCTCTCCAATGGGAGTGAATTCGTCTATATCTACAACCAAGAGGGAAAGCTGCTAAAT GCTGTATATAGGTTTCCTGATCAAGTCTGGCATCTGGAGCTCCTTGCCTTACGTAGGGAGCTATATGTCCTGTGTGCTCGAAATGGCATTTACTGTTTGTCATTGGACCCTCAAAGCAG GTTGGTGAACCAGACTGATGGCGAGGATAAAGAAGGCGATTTCCCTTCAAGTGTATTTCCTGTGGATTCAGACTCCTGTGTGTTCCCTGATGCTACTCTGTGTGCTTTCACGGTGCTGAATGACATCATCATCACTCTGGCTCAGGGCCCATCCAAGTGGAGGATGAGACTGTTTGAGCAGCCCCAAGGCTCAGATAGGGACCCCAGGCCAGGGAGCCAGTTCAGTGAGGTGGAGTTCTCTACCTGCATTTTGCCATCAGGGAGCAATGGGAAACCCCTGGCCTCTCGCTTTCTCCCCGTCCTGTGCTGTGCATCCCCTCCAGGCAGCAGTGTTTTTCACACACCTTGGTGTAGTTCTGGAGGTTTTGTGCTAGAGGAGACCCTCTTTGGTTTGCTGTTTGGAGCAGATGCTGCACTTCTGGAGTCTCCCATGATCCTCTGTGGTTTTCCAGATGGTCAGCTGTGCTGTGTGCCTTTGAAGGCTCTGTTATCTCCTGAGATGGCTCTTGCTGGTCCAGAAACCCCTGTCAAGATACTTCACCACTTGGAAGAGCCTGTGGTCTTCATTGGAGCTCTGAGAACAGACCCAAGGATCCTAGAAGACATGGATGAGAAACCATTAAATGAAGACACAAGCTGTGATTGTATGGTAGCTGTTGGTCACTATGGCAAAATGATGGCCATTAAGTCTAGTCGGGAAGAAGGAGGAAACTTGGTGCCAGAACTCAGAGAATACTATATTAGGGGACCTATCCTCTGTGCTGCCTGTGGTGTGGGAAGCCGCATGTATTACAGCACCCATTCTGATCTTTCTGTGGTTGACCTGGCTTGTAACAGCAACTCTTCAGACCCTGAGAAGATAGATAATACCCAGGGAGTGCTACCTCCAGTTCTGTCTCCAGCCAGTTTAAGTATCTGTAGCGTTGTGACTCTTTCTGTATCTTCTAGGGCACCTAAAG GTGAAGCAGAGCTATTGGCTCTATCTGCCAAGGGCCGACTGATGACCTGCAGCCTGGATCTGAGTTCTGAGGATTCTCGACCAGTAAGGATGACCACAGGAAAAGTGGGtcaaaaaattaaggaattactCTCTGGAATTGGCAACGTCTCAGAGAG AGTGTCTTTCCTAAAGAAGGCAGTTGATCAGCGGAACCGTGCCCTGACGTGCCTCAATGAAGCCATGAATGTGAGCTGTGCCCTTCTGTCTAATCGAGAAGGACCAAAGCCCATTAGTTGTACCACCACCACTGCCTGGAGTCGCTTTCAACTCCGGGATGTACTGACAGCCACTTGTTTGCTTGAGAATAGTAGTGACTACAGTCTAGACCAAGGGTGGACTTTTTGCATTCAAGTGTTTACTAGTTCCTGTGCCTTAGAAGTGGACTCTGTTGGCTCTGCCATCACTTACACCATTCCAGTTGATCAGCTCACTCCTGGCAGTAAAAGGGAAGTGACATTACCACTTGGCTCCAATGAAAATGGCAAATTAGATCTACCTGTGACCATATCCTGTGCACTATTTTATAGCCTGAAAGAGATTCTAGGCAGTGCTTTAACCTCTTCAGATTCTCTGGATGCCCCTTTTTTTGATGATTGCCCCCCTGACATCCTACCTGACCGAGATGGTATCTTCTTGCCCCTGGGTGAATACACTGTGGACATGCTGCAGTGCCTTCGTTTTCCTAGCCTTGCTGTGGCTGAAGTGCAAGTTCCAGGCCTTCCCAGCCCTACCAGTGACCCTGTGAAAACCTTTTTAGAAGCCTCCAGAGGGCAAGTAGACCCTGAACATATGAAGAACATTGAGCCAATGGGACCAGACTTCCTTAGAGCCAAGTACCTTCCACCATCTGTGGCCTCAGTCAAGGTGTCATCTGAGTTGCTTAAAAATGCCCTGAAGGAATATTGTTCAG AAGTCCCCCTGTGTTGTGCTACTCTCCAATGGCTATTGGCTGAGAATTCCATAGTGGACATAGTGAAGACACAGGTGCTGACAGAAGTCCAGGGGGTGGCCCCAGATGGAAACGACATCCACCTCCTCGTTCGAGAG GTGGCTGTGACTGAGCTGTGCCCTGCAGGGCCCATCCAGGCTGTAGAAATCCAGATGGAGAGCCCCTCTCTGGCTAACATGTGCAGGGTGCATCATGCAGTGATCAGACGCATCCAG